TCGTCGCGGTCGCCGACACCGGCAGCTTCAGCGCCGCGGCAAAGCGGCTGCACGCGAGCCACCCGACCGTCAGCCGCAAGATCGCGGCGCTGGAGGCGCAGCTCGGCACCAAGCTGCTGGCGCGCGCCGCCGACGGCTTCGTACTCACCGCCGACGGCCGGACGCTGCGCGAGCATGCGGAAGCGATGGCGGCTGCCGCGCTCCGGGCCGAGGCCGCGGTCGGCGCCGGCGGGCGCAAGGCGCGCGGCACGGTCAAGCTGTCGATCGGCGCGACGCTGGCCTCGCACTGGCTGATGCCGCGGCTGCGGTCCTTTCTCGGCGCGCATGATCACATCCGGCTCGAGATCATCACCCATCCGTTTCCGGCCAGCGTGCGCCGCCGGGAGGCCGACGTCGTGTTGCGGCCGGTCGACAGCGGCGAGGAAAACTTGGTCGGCCGCAAGATCGGCCGTCTCGGCACCGGCTTCTATGCCTCGCGGGACTATGCCGCCGGCCGGTCCCTGCCGGAGCGCAGCGGCGAGTGGAAGGGGCACAGCGTGA
This is a stretch of genomic DNA from Bradyrhizobium sp. CB2312. It encodes these proteins:
- a CDS encoding LysR family transcriptional regulator is translated as MDWDLCKTFVAVADTGSFSAAAKRLHASHPTVSRKIAALEAQLGTKLLARAADGFVLTADGRTLREHAEAMAAAALRAEAAVGAGGRKARGTVKLSIGATLASHWLMPRLRSFLGAHDHIRLEIITHPFPASVRRREADVVLRPVDSGEENLVGRKIGRLGTGFYASRDYAAGRSLPERSGEWKGHSVIGFADQDSNAQLARWSNAITRQGTVVMRCSSQGDMLAAVRAGIGISALSCFVAESYPDLVRVAPQKLVSVADLWLLAHPDLVELSAVRAVVDFVAECARADREQLRG